A genomic region of Noviherbaspirillum sp. L7-7A contains the following coding sequences:
- the nagZ gene encoding beta-N-acetylhexosaminidase has protein sequence MSAVNQSPAAANRLGPVMLDVVGLTLTEDDARRIRHPLTGGVILFARNFTDRAQLCALTSAIHAVRPGVLIAVDHEGGRVQRFRTDGFTHLPAMRVLGQLWDQDPEAAARAATAVGFVLASELRACGVDLSFTPVLDLDYGGSSVIGDRALHQDPRAVAQLARSLNHGLALAGMANCGKHFPGHGYVAADSHVAVPVDERSLEQIITRDAMPYDWLGMSLSAVMPAHVIYPQVDSQPAGFSHRWLTILRQQIGFQGVIFSDDLSMEGASVAGSVTDAARAALDAGCDMVLICNSPDKADQLLSQLPADAGSAGSAARIDGLLARGSAPTWEALQQDARYQAARELALSLRAM, from the coding sequence ATGAGTGCAGTAAACCAATCGCCGGCGGCAGCCAACCGGCTCGGACCGGTAATGCTGGATGTGGTGGGCCTGACGCTCACCGAGGACGATGCGCGTCGCATCCGCCATCCGCTGACGGGCGGCGTGATCCTGTTTGCCCGCAACTTCACGGACCGCGCGCAGCTGTGCGCGCTGACCAGCGCCATCCATGCGGTGCGGCCGGGCGTGCTGATCGCCGTCGACCATGAAGGCGGACGGGTGCAGCGTTTCCGTACCGACGGCTTCACCCATTTGCCGGCAATGCGTGTTCTGGGCCAGCTCTGGGACCAAGACCCCGAAGCGGCGGCGCGGGCCGCCACCGCGGTCGGTTTCGTGCTTGCTTCCGAACTGCGGGCCTGTGGCGTCGATCTGTCCTTTACCCCGGTGCTCGATCTGGACTATGGCGGTTCCAGCGTCATCGGCGACCGGGCCTTGCACCAGGATCCGCGCGCGGTGGCGCAACTGGCCAGGAGCCTGAATCACGGCCTGGCGCTGGCCGGCATGGCCAATTGCGGCAAGCATTTTCCGGGGCATGGCTATGTCGCCGCAGACTCCCATGTGGCGGTGCCGGTGGATGAGCGCAGCCTGGAACAGATCATCACGAGGGATGCGATGCCCTACGACTGGCTGGGCATGAGCCTGTCTGCCGTGATGCCGGCGCATGTGATTTATCCGCAGGTCGACAGCCAGCCGGCCGGGTTCTCGCACCGCTGGCTGACGATACTGCGCCAGCAGATTGGCTTTCAGGGCGTGATTTTCAGCGATGACCTGAGCATGGAAGGCGCCAGCGTTGCCGGCAGCGTGACCGACGCGGCGCGGGCGGCCCTGGATGCCGGCTGCGACATGGTCCTGATCTGCAATTCGCCGGACAAGGCCGACCAGTTGCTGTCACAACTGCCGGCCGATGCGGGCAGCGCAGGATCGGCTGCGCGCATCGACGGCTTGCTGGCGCGCGGCAGCGCCCCCACCTGGGAGGCATTGCAGCAGGATGCGCGCTATCAGGCCGCGCGCGAACTCGCGCTGTCCCTTCGCGCCATGTAA
- the acpS gene encoding holo-ACP synthase, which translates to MIYGIGTDIIQISRIEAALARNGDRFAQRILGPEEYAKYLRRRGKVAVRGIRFLATRFAAKEAFSKAIGLGMRMPMTWRGVQFLNAPSGRPIAVANGVLKEYMDNNGLSAQVTLTDEADYAVAFVIVEKNA; encoded by the coding sequence ATGATCTACGGGATCGGCACCGACATCATCCAGATCAGCCGGATCGAGGCGGCGCTGGCCCGGAACGGCGACCGCTTTGCGCAACGCATACTCGGCCCGGAGGAATATGCCAAATACCTGCGCCGGCGTGGCAAGGTTGCGGTGCGCGGCATCCGTTTCCTGGCGACCCGCTTCGCCGCCAAGGAAGCCTTTTCCAAGGCGATTGGCCTGGGCATGCGCATGCCCATGACCTGGCGCGGTGTGCAATTCCTGAATGCGCCCAGCGGCCGGCCGATTGCCGTCGCCAATGGCGTGCTGAAAGAATACATGGACAACAATGGCCTGAGCGCGCAGGTAACGCTGACAGACGAGGCCGATTACGCGGTGGCCTTCGTGATCGTGGAGAAAAACGCATGA
- the pdxJ gene encoding pyridoxine 5'-phosphate synthase, with protein MSYLQPASQVIELGVNIDHVATVRNARGTVYPDPLRAALLAEEAGADLITLHLREDRRHIRDADVQAIRPRLITRMNLECAVTQEMLDIACSIRPQDVCLVPERREEVTTEGGLDVRRYFPAVQAAIRQLQAEGIRVSLFIDADGEQIAASSEAGASVIELHTGRYADAGADSQQQELERIREGVAHGIRHGLKVNAGHGLHYTNVQAIAAIPEIAELNIGHAIVAQAVFDGWQKAVRDMKAIMVAARRGSLAS; from the coding sequence ATGAGTTATCTGCAACCGGCCAGTCAGGTCATTGAACTGGGCGTCAATATCGACCACGTCGCCACGGTGCGCAATGCGCGCGGCACGGTGTATCCCGACCCGCTGCGGGCCGCCTTGCTGGCCGAGGAAGCCGGCGCCGACCTGATCACCCTGCACCTGCGCGAAGACCGCCGACACATCCGCGATGCCGACGTACAGGCGATTCGTCCGCGCCTGATCACACGGATGAATCTCGAATGCGCGGTGACGCAGGAAATGCTGGACATTGCCTGCTCCATACGGCCACAGGATGTGTGCCTGGTGCCGGAGCGGCGCGAGGAAGTCACCACCGAAGGCGGGCTGGATGTGCGCCGCTACTTCCCTGCGGTGCAGGCGGCGATACGCCAGCTGCAGGCCGAAGGCATACGGGTCAGCCTGTTCATCGACGCCGACGGGGAGCAGATCGCGGCCTCGTCGGAAGCGGGCGCCTCCGTCATCGAACTGCATACCGGTCGCTATGCCGATGCCGGGGCCGACAGCCAGCAGCAGGAACTGGAACGCATCCGCGAAGGCGTGGCGCACGGCATCCGCCATGGCCTGAAGGTCAACGCCGGCCACGGCTTGCATTACACCAATGTGCAGGCAATCGCGGCAATTCCTGAAATTGCCGAATTGAATATCGGGCATGCAATTGTTGCCCAGGCGGTGTTCGATGGCTGGCAGAAGGCGGTGCGCGACATGAAAGCCATCATGGTTGCCGCCCGGCGCGGCAGCCTTGCGTCATGA